The Petrotoga miotherma DSM 10691 genome contains the following window.
AGGCCTGGGGTAGAGGAACCATAAAAATTATTGATGAATGTAAAAAAGCTGGATTACCAGAACCAGAATTTAAAGAGGAGTTTGGCGGTTTTGCAGTTTATTTCTATAAAGACATTTATACAGAAGATAATTTAAGAAAAATTGGGTTAAATGAAAGGCAAATAAAAGCGGTAAGGTATGTAAAAGAAAAGGGAAAGATTACTAATAAGGAATATCAAGAGTTAACTAAAACATCAAAACCAACAGCGACAAGGGATCTTCGCAATCTTGTTGATAAAGGAATAGTTATAATGCAGGGGGAAGCTAAAAGACAAATATATTATCAATTGAGCCAAAAAAGAGCCAATAATGAGCCAATTGAGCCAAAAAAGAGCCAATAGGCAAATTTGACAGTTACAAAGGCGTAAGGATTCTAAAACAGGCATGAATGAATGTTCTGTTAAGGCAATCAAAGTTAGGAGATAAAAAAATATCACTCCTCATTGAAACAATCACAACAAAGGAGTGATATTTTTTAAAAGAAAAATTATATCTCAAATTTTTGAGATTGGTATAGAATTACCCTTCTACAACTACTTTACTAGATCTTTTAGTTCTTCTAATGTAATACTTAGAATATTTTTCTTTATTTGGTTTATAGTTTCTTCATTTGCTTTTCTGATCTTGTTTTCTAATCTCTTATCAAAATCTTCTCCAAATCTTTGGTTTAGAATTTCTATGATTAATTCTTTTTCTCCTTCAATTTTTCCTTTTTCCATTCCTTCATTCTTCAACTTTTCTGCTATCGTCATTATCAATTCACCCCTTTCATCCATTACTTTTTTCGCTACTTCTTCTACCTTTTCTATGTTTATATCGTCCCTTGTATACATTAAATACAACATACAAGATTCAAATAATTCATTAAACGTCTTTTTGTCTTTTATCCCAACAAGAAATTCAAATGCCCTTCTTAATTCTTCGTCAAACTTTTTTCCTGTTTTTACTCTTGCCACTCTTGTCGTTTGTAATATCGCCTTTAAATTTGCTAACCCTACTATTCCTAATTTTTCTTCCGGTGAGAAATCGTATATCTCATATTGGTAAGTAGGTATGTATTGTTTCATTATTTCCGGTAGCTCTTCTATTCCTTCTATGAGATTTATTAGTTTAGTTTCTATGTTCCACTTGTTTTCTCCATTGTATATTACTAGTGGTATTATTATAGGTAATTTGTTCGTTTTAGTGTTGTATTTTTCTTCCCATATTCTGA
Protein-coding sequences here:
- a CDS encoding Rpn family recombination-promoting nuclease/putative transposase; this translates as MYGYIYILFEHKSYNDPRVLLQLLKYILRIWEEKYNTKTNKLPIIIPLVIYNGENKWNIETKLINLIEGIEELPEIMKQYIPTYQYEIYDFSPEEKLGIVGLANLKAILQTTRVARVKTGKKFDEELRRAFEFLVGIKDKKTFNELFESCMLYLMYTRDDINIEKVEEVAKKVMDERGELIMTIAEKLKNEGMEKGKIEGEKELIIEILNQRFGEDFDKRLENKIRKANEETINQIKKNILSITLEELKDLVK
- a CDS encoding ATP-binding protein, with product MELNNLSPGLKEVALRNELLADVFFKAGLIEAWGRGTIKIIDECKKAGLPEPEFKEEFGGFAVYFYKDIYTEDNLRKIGLNERQIKAVRYVKEKGKITNKEYQELTKTSKPTATRDLRNLVDKGIVIMQGEAKRQIYYQLSQKRANNEPIEPKKSQ